TGAACATTTTTTCTTCGCCCGGAAATAGCAGTGACCTCAGCGTTATTGTTTGATTTCGCGTGTCACGACTGTTTTCCCTTGTCTTTGGTCGCTTTCACAAATTTTGGCCTGAGGCGTTGGTTCGTTTGCGTTCCAGTGCCAAGCCATGTTACCTGTGcctccctcgtttctctcaaCAGACGCGCGAGCAAACATCTCTAACGTTTTCAGCCTCGCGCCATCTTTCTAGATACTTCAGGTGTCATACAGTCGCTCCATTCTTCGCTTATCATGTGGAAAGGTCACTATCGAGAGGTTGGCGGCGCTGCAAACGGCGACCGCGCCTGGCAGCCGTACTCGGCGGTCCCACACGATCATCCGGTCCTTTCCCCTTCGGGTACAAATCGGCAGGTTCTGTCACATGCACCTCAACCAACATACACCGGACAGGGGAGTTTTCCGGGGCATATGAAACCTCCTCAACCTGCTGTAGGACAGTGGCCCAGTCTCAGTTCCTCGGACATTGGAATGCAGTCATTCTCAACAGGGATGTGTGTCACGGCTTCTCCGGGACCTGGGTCGCAGGGCGTCGCTCCACCGAGACCAGCCTCTCCTGCGCTTGATGGTCATCTCCTGTCTTTTCCCGCAAATCGACCAAACGCGTCCTCCTGTTTGCGAGGCTCCCGACAGAATAATTATCTGGCACAGAGAGGCCTAACGGCAAGGCGGATCGCTTTCCCAGGTTCCCCCAGCTCGCACCAGCAGGAGCTAATGCAGGGGCCAATGTCAATTGGCTGTCGCAACACCGTTCTGCGCCCGAGGACACAGCGGGACGGTCTTTCCCCAAGAACATCTAGAGGCTCGTGGTCCCCACTGCGTTTTTGTTCAGGGAATACATTACCAGATCGTCTCAATGACGGCACAATGTGTGTGGCGTACGTTTCGCCGGTGAATAATCAGTCACCGGCGGGAGTCGGGCGCGACATTGTGCGTTCTTCAGCTTCCCCAAGGGGCCGGGTAAGGGTGCCAACGAGACGATCTGAAGGGAAAGCCGAAGGCTGGTTGCTGCCAAAGAGTCCGCGGATCCAGAGCCCTTCGAGCCGTCGCTATGAACTGGCCGCCGTGGCAGCTCTCGTCACTCCTCGGGTGGTCCCGGTACCCCGACTGATTCCTTCTCCCACGAACCGAGTGTCCTCAGAGGAGGCACCACGCCTCGGTGACTCTTCCTGTTGCTTCCCTTCAAGTCCCATGTCGAGGGGGGATCCTCCCGCCTTCAGCGAAGACAGCAGCTACGAAAACGCCCTTTCTGAGCCGGCCAGGAGTGGAGCTACTCATAACCACGCCTTTCCCTGGAAGGACCATTCTGGAGAAGCATACTGTCCCCACTCGGCTGACCCTGCTTACATGCATCAGAGGGCCACAATGGCAGACTCGAAGGGTGGATATACATTAGGGAAAGTCGCTGAGCAGAGCGGCATGTCCACTTTTGATCGCTGCGAGATGCGACCAACCAAAAGCTCGGCAAGCAGCGCGGCTCCGACGAGCCCGACTTCGGGTATGCAGGGCACAGGAGAGTAtgggtctgcatgcaacatgGCGATATGGGCGCAAGGCGCTGAGCACGGCCTAGGTCCTATGCCAGCATCTTGGAACAATCGGATACCTGATTTCAACGGAAAGAACCAGGAGAAAGACTCGAGCGTGGCTGTGCCCCTGTCGGCGTGTTCGAATGCAGCCTTGGAACACGCGAATAGGGGTGATGCGACAACTCGCTGGCTGGTCGGGGAAGGGAAGCTCACACTTCCGCCCACTCTAGGCGACCAAACCTCGCCAGTAAGGGGTGGGCCTTCAGGGGTCACCCGCACAGATACCTCGGAGTACGTGGTCGATGGGTGGTCAAAGAGCGAAGCAATGGCAAACACATTCCCAGTGTGTATATCTGATCCGCGAAATGCCACTGAAGATCGCCCAAGGGACTCCCCGGGGGATCCATCTGTAGCTACAGCAGAACAACCTCTGGCCGCTGCGTTCTCACAGTGTCATCCGACCCTTCCTGCAGCTCCAGGCAGGTTCTCCTCCGACCCTGGAAGTGGCAACACGATGCCTGTCTTGAACCCCAGAGGCGAATCGCCTTTGCTTTCAAATGACCCCAGTCGCAACTTTAACGGATTTCCTTGCTATCCCCAGCAacctgtctcctcagctGCAATTGAGTCTCTTCTCACAGCCAGTCCACTGAGCACCTTGTCCCTCCCTTTTCAGTTCATGGACTTCAATGAGCGTTCAGGTGCAGCCCTGGAAGGAGCTGACCCGGAAGAGTGTCGCGTGCGTGCTCTTCTCCAGGACCTCCACCGCCTCCAGTTCCACCCTAATGCGCTTAAACCCCGCGACGTAGTTTTCGGGTCGTCCTTTGTTAGTGGGAGGGGGGGCGAGTTGCAGTACCAGGTGATCGAAGAAGGGAGTTTCGGGAAAGTGTTTGCGGGTTCGCTGGCACGGCGCCCAGAGCAAAAGGTTGCCATCAAGGTTCCGGTGGAAGCAATGCTGAAGACAGATCCGGCGGGTGTCGTGGAGCGCTTTACGAACGAGTGGAAGATtctggctgcatgcgaccACCCCGGAATAGTAGGTCTTGTAGGGGGAGTCGTCCATGGTCCTTTTGATGTCTGGCTGGTAACCAATCTCGTAGAGAACGGCCACGATTTACACTCAAGGAAGTACTCGCGAGACCCGGAGATTTGGCGAGAGATCTCGCCGCAGGCGGCGCTTTCCATGTGTCGGCAACTCGCCTCCATCGTGGCATATCTGCACACGCCTAAGCCTGAAGCAGGGAAACCCGTCATCGTACACCGGGACATCAAGCCAGAAAACGTCATCGTGAACGATGAGTGGCAGATTCAAATCTGTGATTtcggcgacgcagaagcgtcTGCCGATGGTCGCGTGTCCCGCGTCTCGGGGGCGACGTGGTTCTACGCGCCGCCAGAACTTCTTCAGTCGTCGCCAGTCGAGCGAGCCGCGGGCACCTTCGTGGGCAACCCAGATGCGGACCGCGGGGCCGGACACGTTTTTGAAGAACCTGTGTTCAGCGAAAAGTGGGATATCTGGTCTATGGGTTGCGTGTTCCACGAAATGTTTGGGTTCCAAAATCCCTTTCACACGTACGTCTCGCCCACAGACCCGCCGGAGTCTATCTATCAGAAGCTGAAGGAACGAGCGCAGCAAAATGCACTCGTTCCTGTTATCGACTCAAGGATACAAGGCCTTGCCCGGGAGATCATAGCTAAGTGTCTCAACCCCGACCCGGAGGAGCGACCAAGCGCAGACGAAGTTTCTCGTATGTGGGCGACCGCAGACGACTTGATTCTCCAAGATGTCCAGCTGCAGGTGTCCGGCAAATCTTTCCATGAACAAGAAGTCCCGAAATCTGTGGCAGCACCGCAGGACGCTGCGGAGCAGAGGGAGGGACAAGCTGCTGGCAGAGGTGCGAATTTGATCGCACTCCCGGATGCACATAATCCCCGTTCGGTGCCCGATTTGTTTCACCAGCCACACTTGTTGGCGGGTGCCTCTGAGAAGGGCCTCTTGCCTAACATACCTTTGATGGAAAACGATCCGGCAATGCGGAGTGGAGCACAACTCCAAGGCACCCGGCTGTGTCTCCCTTATGACAACGCGTTTTCTACTGAAACTCGCCTGCCTATGACTTCCTGTGGGACACTTCCAAATGACCCCAACGCCTGCTCCGTTGCACGGGTGCCGTCGGCTGCTCCCCTCAGCCAGGATCGTACGGAGAATCGCCTGTCTTCTGCGGGAAAGCTAGTCACTGCGGAAAGGTGCCAGCATCTGGGTGCGTACCCCACCGTTGCAGGGGAGTATTCCGAGACTCACCAGCAGGGCCTGAAGTATTCAGTGATGCAAAGAAACTTCGGGCTCGAACCCGCAGCCCCAGTTGGGTTGGACGGCCACAACCAACACATGCACGCGAAACGTATGGACATGCAATTCGTACCCCAGAAAGGAGTTGCTCAGGAAGGCACAAGAATGAGGATGAACGCTGAGCCGTACCTAGGACCGTGTGCTCCTGATCAATGTCAAGCCTCACCAGCAATGAAAACTACAGGAGGACAAAGATCCGTTCTCGGGATCGGCCCGGAAGGGGCCGGTGTGCGACATATGGGAGGGGACGGTTTCGTAAGTGTTCCGAACCTCGCCGTTGTGTCAGCGGCATCAGCTGACTTCGTATGCTGACATCCCGACGGAGATTGCAAGAGCTTCGATGGCAGTCCACATGCAATTCCTTCCTCGTGGTGGCTTCAGTCGGCGTTGCTCTGTCAGTTCTGCGAATCCATTATGAAcatctcgtttttctccaggtTCGGAATCGAACGACCAATCCTACTGTTCGAGTTTTTGCTCTGCCTCCGCAGCGCACAACACGCGCTCTCGACTAAATTTTGAATTCCTTTAACCCTGGGCGCGTTCCTAAACGAGTGAAGGTTCAATCCTGTGTGTGATCAACTGTGTGCATGCTATTGCCGGCGTGCACAAGCAATGAATGCACTTTTTGGAGCTCCTTCGCTCATTACGAATGATGCTGTATCATCACGTTTGTAGCTTCGGTCTGTTCACGCTCGGCTTTCCTCACTCAAATCGAGATGAGACGTATTTTCCCCCGGTGCCCGCCACAACACGAGCTTGTGGTGTTGCTACCTCCGCAGAAGACTGAAACTGCCCAAGTCACAGGAGACATGGTGAAACGATCGAAAACTACAGCGAATTCGTAACAATGGAATGAAAGACAACCGAACAACTCCGGCTTCAAAGACTGAACTAATGCTAATCCAAGATCCAACCAGTGAAGCAATAGCAGAAGCCTGCCCACATTTCTGCAAACACTGAGACAACCGGTACTTTTAAACAGGAAATTGCACAtagcgacgcatgcaggtggTTGTAGAATATGTGTAGACGAGGGAAAATTGGGCAGAACACGAAGAGGTAAATGTCACATGGAGCATTTGATCAACAAGAAATACGTAAGGCAAATAGGGAAGAAGGGTACAAGGGCAAACTGATAGGGGCCGGGACTGGAAGCAGGTAGCTACACAGACAACAGTACACAGATACAGAAAGAAAGTGACGTAAACAAATGTAATGGCTAATTGATTTGTCGTCCAGTGGGGTTCAGTGTTCTAGCGCGACATTCAGGGCACGTTCGTCGTTGTCAACAGGGTTGTTCACAGTTCGTAACCAGGCTTCCATCAGCGTCAAGAGGGGCGAGGCAGGCATTGCCTCCCCTATTTTGTTTGCCTTATctaaagaaaaaaaacggtTAGGAGTTGTTTCTCAAAGAGAGGCGTGTTGCGTGTACAGAATAATGGGAACGAGGTTGCAAGCCAACTCCGTCACATGCACAGGCGCCTATTATTCGGTATTTTTCGAACACTGTGTACCATGCCGGTTCAGAAACTGACAGAATCGTGCGCATTCGTAACCCCCGTCTATtcaaagaaagaggaaaagtcTTCTCTATGAGCTCATGCGGAAACGTTTCTTCATCGAACATTCATACTTATTTGTCCCCCCAAAGCTATATACTGCGCCTCTTGCCGGTTACGTGGCCCGCAACTCCACAGtacgtttttccttttcagagATGAAATATATGTGTGTAAGTTATACGGCGACCACTTTAAGAGTAAATTTTACATTCTGCAAGCCCGACACTGCTGTGTCGACTTTTCTTCCGTTCACGTGTGTTTCACTATTTCGCGCTTCTGTTTTCCCACAGACAGCCCAAACCCGTTGCAGCATTGAGTCCTTCTGAAGTTCAAGGGTCGTCGCACATGTGCGTATGAAATAGCTATAGGTAAGTACTGCGTTCCAAGTTCCTTTACGGTTGACCCGTTTCCCCTTCGCACTTTCGCGGCACTGCATGCCGgtgcgagaagaaggtctAGCCGGGTGGAATTTAAGTGAAAGTctaactgcatgcagtgccaCCTAACGGGCAAGCGCTTTTCCCACCAGGCGCGACCTCCCAAATTGTGACAATCGCGGGCGAGGCTGGGCTGTGCTGCAGCCGTCGACCGCGCTGGCAGAGGTGAGGGGGAAAGCAGCCTTTTCTGCTGGAGCATCTTTCGGCGAGACACTTTCTCTATGCTGCCGGGGGGATTTTCGCCCGTGTTCGTCAGAGCAAGAAAGTGTGGTTCGACGTTGAAGACCTTTTCTCCCTAGCCCTTTCTCTGTCCAAGCAGAGGTGAGAAACGATGCCGCGCGCTGGTacggggaagagaaaatTGTTGCGACGTGCTGGACAGGCAGTCACACAGTGGGGTATACTTTTTGTTGAGGTTCCGAGCGCATTGAAGGAGCTGTTAGGATGTTTGACGGAGAAAGAGTGCCATCCTTCGAATATTTTCGCTCGTGTGGGTCCTTGTTCCGCAATCCTACCTCCTTGTTTGCACGGGAGAGGGACGGTGACGTCGTTTTTCAGTGCTTCCAGTCACTGTCTGCAGTCCCGTGTCCCATGCATGTAGAACTCGTGAGAACTTACAAAGCTGCCTTCGCTCCCAACAATGGAGAACTGGACTTCGGTCTTCTGTAATCGTTTGTTAGCCCGCATGTGCTGCCATAGGCATTCTCGTTTGTACATTTGATGTGGGGAGACTGCCGAAGGAGCTGCGGTGCCTCAGCATGCGTTTTACGGGTTTCAGCGGCGGTCTTTTCTGATTTGTTTGGACCGCTTCATTTGTCAGCTTTGGCCGTGTCCTTACGCGCATGAGTTATTCAATTTCAGACAGCCACAAGTGGCAAGGTTTGTTCCAGCCTAACGCACGCCTTGCTTCTGCTCAAGATGTGCGGTAATCTGGCGAAGATTTTTTAAATAGGCTTCTTCGGGAGGTGTGGACATGCAATTTACTGATGGTGTTTCGGAATGGAGGTTGATCTTGGCTTTTGCAGGGGGGGAGGGCAAATCCGTCTGTGCGTGAGGGACCCTCGCTCGCTGGAAGTCACGTTTCCGTTCTCCCGGAGGCCTggagtcttcttctgcaaaCTTCAACCAAATAAGGGAGGATTCTCTGAGTCACTGTGGGTGTCAAAGAAGTGGATTCTCCGCGGCATTGATCTAATCGAACTCTGAGGCAGGGGATCGTGGTTCTGTGTTTGCGCGTGCTGCGTGTTTGTTCTTGTCCCTCCGTAAATAAGCTAGAATTTGGGTGTTTCGGTGGCAGCATCAGCTGAATCTGCTGAACCGTTGTGGAGTGTTGTTTTCCACCGGAACATCTCTTGCCTGCGTTGGAGCCGTGCAGTTTTCTTTGAGACCAGGTGTCGTACTTCAGCGAATTTGTCTGTCGGACTATACACGCGTGTGAACGTCGTTCGTtatgtctttttctgtttgtcgCAGGAATATTCTAAGTAGACAACATGGCGAAGGAGATTCGTGATCTTCGCAAGTTCCTGTTGACCGCCCGGCGTCCGGACGCCAAGCGGGTCACGATCGTTAGACAGCACAAGAAGCCCCGTGCCACCGGCGGCGGTGCGTCCACCGTTACCAAGTTCAAGATCAGATGCAGCAGATATCTTTACACCTTCGTGGTGGAGGAtcgcgagaaggcgcagaagctCGAAGGATCGTTGCCGCCGAGTCTCGAGAAGGTGTCCATTCCGGGCAAGAAATGAGTGTGTTTCGGTTGCGTCTGTTGTCGGGTGTTCGTAATACCTGTTGAGAATCCGTTTCGAGTGTTCGCGGAATGCATCGTGCCTGTGAGCGCCACCGTGGGCAACAACACTGAGACTGCTTCCCTGGCAAtccttctccagcttcccTCGCGGTTGTTTACAAATGCCATTCCAACGTACCACGCAGCAGCGTGGCGTTACTGACATGAGGCAGATTCGCCGCAGACCGAACTCCTGACTTTCAAAGCGCCCGGCGGAATAGATGAGTATCTTGAGTAAACGCGGCGATTGGTCGCGATTGGTCTGTGATCGACTTATGCGTGGCAAAAAAGGTAGGAGGTTCTTTCTGTAGCTCCTTGGGCGCAGATATCGCATGCGGTACAGCGGTGAGCTGCGTAATCCGCATTCTCTTGTCACGTAACTTAAGACTGTGGAAGGAATGGCAGAACGGACCAGCTGCTGAATGAGAAGAGCGAGTCACTTCTTCCATATTCAGCCAGAAACCACATTAATCGGAACCACGACGAAAGCATGTTCACGGAGAAGTAGTCTCATAAATACATATGCAGACACAGTTGGACTCGCTGTTGGCCAAAGATTAGGGCCTGTCCGGTGTTAGTGTTTTGGGGCTAGATATTCCAATGATACAGGGAACCCGACCGCACCTATTTTAATAGGCGGATTAATCATGATCCTACTAGATGTACACGTGAAAACGGAATCCCATGACTATCGCCTCACGAGGTAGTGGATTATATCAGCATCTATTCTACTCTTTTGGACAGCGGTAGTTCACCGTGATATTTACtacgtgagctgggttaaAAACGTGTAGAGAAGATCCGTTCCCCAcgggaagacgacgaagtcGATGATGCTTCAGTGGTGTTGTGTTTAGACACAGGTGGTGTGGTGTTGGGATCGCGTGAATAAGCGACGCGGGTCCGGCCTCCTGTTCTCAGTCAAGACACGAAGGTAGCTTTGTAGATATCGCGAATCTGTCGGCAGCACTGTAGTTTTGCAGCGCTACGTCCCACTTCTGTGATCGTCGCAGGTGAGGTTGCCGTAGACTAGCACCTGAACTTGGGTTGGATGATCGTATTTGCCGTAGGAATTCGTACCCTCTTGACCCGTGGGTACTTTCCTGTCGAACAGTCCGGTTGAGGTA
This Toxoplasma gondii ME49 chromosome VIII, whole genome shotgun sequence DNA region includes the following protein-coding sequences:
- a CDS encoding protein kinase (encoded by transcript TGME49_231070) translates to MWKGHYREVGGAANGDRAWQPYSAVPHDHPVLSPSGTNRQVLSHAPQPTYTGQGSFPGHMKPPQPAVGQWPSLSSSDIGMQSFSTGMCVTASPGPGSQGVAPPRPASPALDGHLLSFPANRPNASSCLRGSRQNNYLAQRGLTARRIAFPGSPSSHQQELMQGPMSIGCRNTVLRPRTQRDGLSPRTSRGSWSPLRFCSGNTLPDRLNDGTMCVAYVSPVNNQSPAGVGRDIVRSSASPRGRVRVPTRRSEGKAEGWLLPKSPRIQSPSSRRYELAAVAALVTPRVVPVPRLIPSPTNRVSSEEAPRLGDSSCCFPSSPMSRGDPPAFSEDSSYENALSEPARSGATHNHAFPWKDHSGEAYCPHSADPAYMHQRATMADSKGGYTLGKVAEQSGMSTFDRCEMRPTKSSASSAAPTSPTSGMQGTGEYGSACNMAIWAQGAEHGLGPMPASWNNRIPDFNGKNQEKDSSVAVPLSACSNAALEHANRGDATTRWLVGEGKLTLPPTLGDQTSPVRGGPSGVTRTDTSEYVVDGWSKSEAMANTFPVCISDPRNATEDRPRDSPGDPSVATAEQPLAAAFSQCHPTLPAAPGRFSSDPGSGNTMPVLNPRGESPLLSNDPSRNFNGFPCYPQQPVSSAAIESLLTASPLSTLSLPFQFMDFNERSGAALEGADPEECRVRALLQDLHRLQFHPNALKPRDVVFGSSFVSGRGGELQYQVIEEGSFGKVFAGSLARRPEQKVAIKVPVEAMLKTDPAGVVERFTNEWKILAACDHPGIVGLVGGVVHGPFDVWLVTNLVENGHDLHSRKYSRDPEIWREISPQAALSMCRQLASIVAYLHTPKPEAGKPVIVHRDIKPENVIVNDEWQIQICDFGDAEASADGRVSRVSGATWFYAPPELLQSSPVERAAGTFVGNPDADRGAGHVFEEPVFSEKWDIWSMGCVFHEMFGFQNPFHTYVSPTDPPESIYQKLKERAQQNALVPVIDSRIQGLAREIIAKCLNPDPEERPSADEVSRMWATADDLILQDVQLQVSGKSFHEQEVPKSVAAPQDAAEQREGQAAGRGANLIALPDAHNPRSVPDLFHQPHLLAGASEKGLLPNIPLMENDPAMRSGAQLQGTRLCLPYDNAFSTETRLPMTSCGTLPNDPNACSVARVPSAAPLSQDRTENRLSSAGKLVTAERCQHLGAYPTVAGEYSETHQQGLKYSVMQRNFGLEPAAPVGLDGHNQHMHAKRMDMQFVPQKGVAQEGTRMRMNAEPYLGPCAPDQCQASPAMKTTGGQRSVLGIGPEGAGVRHMGGDGFVSVPNLAVVSAASADFVC
- the RPL38 gene encoding ribosomal protein RPL38 (encoded by transcript TGME49_231080), encoding MAKEIRDLRKFLLTARRPDAKRVTIVRQHKKPRATGGGASTVTKFKIRCSRYLYTFVVEDREKAQKLEGSLPPSLEKVSIPGKK